GGATGAGAGGGTGTGGGGTTGCAGGTTCGGGTGTGGGGAATTAAGAAGATGTTGAACTCCGCCGCCCAACTAAAATTTAATTGTCTTAAACACAAACCTGCAACCCTACCCCCAACACCCTGCCCTGACGAGGTTTTACATGAGTCTTAGTGCCATTCGGTTTAGAACGCATTACCTTTTACGACACAACCCGCTAAACTGCCGCTGATAGCTCTGGTTGAAACTTTGCTTTCTTCGTGCGACAGACTGGACATTTCCAATCTTCCGGCAGATCCTCAAACGCTGTTCCTGGAGCAATTCCAGACTTTGGA
This region of Nostoc sp. UHCC 0302 genomic DNA includes:
- the rd gene encoding rubredoxin; protein product: MERYKCPVCGHIYDPAEGDPKSGIAPGTAFEDLPEDWKCPVCRTKKAKFQPELSAAV